One Malus sylvestris chromosome 14, drMalSylv7.2, whole genome shotgun sequence DNA segment encodes these proteins:
- the LOC126600472 gene encoding cytokinin dehydrogenase 1 produces the protein MGSPFYSFLKQNNIVYLKIFLILLIMGCIPDRTTNLCSNQLIATPATPTHLNVTSSLETLSLDGYFSFNNNNHAAKDFGNTYQFLPLAVLYPKSVSDISSTVKLIFNMGSASELTVAARGHGHSLQGQAQAHRGVVIDMESLKGSQMQVHTGEQPYVDVSGGELWINILHETLKLGLAPKSWTDYLHLTVGGTLSYAGISGQAFRHGPQINNVYQLQVVTGKGEVITCSKSKNPDLFYGVLGGLGQFGIITQARISLEPAPKMVKWIRVLYLDFSSFSKDQEYLIASENSFDYIEGFVILNRTGLLNNWRSSFNPKDPMQASQFNSDGKTLYCLEMAKYFNPDVTNVIDQITERLLLKLHYIPSTLFMSEVSFVEFLDRVHLSELKLRAKGLWEVPHPWMNLLIPKNRIHEFADEVFGNVLTNNINGPILVYPVNKTKWNNKTSLVTPDEDVFYLVALLSSAVPSSKGTDGLEYILTQNKRILEYSARADLGIKQYLPHYRTQGEWRAHFGPRWKAFARRKSSYDPLAILAPGQMMFKKGIPIL, from the exons ATGGGCTCCCCATTTTACAGCTTCCTCAAGCAGAACAACATTGTCTACCTCAAAATTTTCTTGATTTTGTTAATCATGGGGTGCATACCGGATAGAACAACCAACCTTTGTTCCAACCAACTCATTGCCACACCAGCCACTCCAACTCACTTAAATGTTACTTCATCTTTGGAGACACTAAGCCTAGACGGCTACTTTAgtttcaacaacaacaatcacGCAGCAAAGGACTTTGGCAATACATACCAGTTCCTCCCACTAGCAGTCCTATATCCGAAATCAGTTTCCGATATCTCCTCAACGGTGAAACTTATTTTCAACATGGGTTCCGCTTCGGAGCTTACTGTTGCCGCCAGAGGCCACGGCCACTCCCTTCAAGGCCAAGCACAAGCTCATAGAGGTGTAGTCATCGACATGGAATCGCTCAAGGGATCGCAAATGCAGgttcacactggagagcaaccTTATGTGGATGTTTCAGGTGGTGAGCTGTGGATAAATATTCTGCATGAGACTCTCAAACTTGGGTTGGCACCGAAATCTTGGACCGATTACCTTCATCTCACTGTCGGTGGGACTTTATCGTACGCCGGCATCAGCGGTCAGGCCTTCCGGCATGGTCCCCAGATCAATAACGTATACCAGCTGCAGGTTGTCACAG GAAAAGGAGAAGTAATTACCTGCTCAAAGAGCAAAAATCCAGACCTTTTCTATGGTGTTCTTGGAGGGCTAGGTCAGTTTGGCATAATTACACAGGCCAGAATTTCTCTTGAACCAGCACCAAAGATG GTGAAATGGATTAGAGTTTTATACTTAGATTTCTCATCATTTTCCAAAGaccaagagtatctcatagcatctGAAAATTCATTCGATTATATCGAAGGATTTGTAATACTTAACAGAACAGGTCTTCTCAATAACTGGAGATCTTCTTTCAATCCTAAAGATCCAATGCAAGCCAGCCAATTCAATTCGGATGGAAAAACACTTTACTGCCTAGAAATGGCCAAATATTTTAACCCCGACGTAACGAATGTCATAGATCAG ATAACTGAACGCTTACTGTTAAAATTGCACTATATCCCATCCACCCTCTTCATGTCCGAAGTTTCGTTTGTCGAATTCCTAGATAGAGTGCATTTGTCGGAGCTAAAACTCCGAGCGAAAGGACTATGGGAAGTTCCCCACCCGTGGATGAACCTACTCATTCCGAAAAACAGAATACACGAGTTTGCAGATGAGGTCTTTGGTAACGTTCTCACAAACAATATCAATGGTCCTATCCTTGTGTACCCAGTCAACAAAACCAA GTGGAACAACAAAACATCTTTGGTAACCCCAGATGAAGATGTATTCTACCTAGTGGCATTGCTATCATCTGCAGTGCCATCTTCCAAAGGAACAGACGGCCTAGAATACATTCtaacacaaaataaaagaatactAGAATACAGCGCTAGAGCCGACCTTGGTATCAAGCAATATCTTCCTCATTACAGAACCCAAGGAGAGTGGAGAGCTCACTTCGGCCCTCGATGGAAAGCTTTTGCAAGAAGGAAGTCTTCTTATGATCCACTGGCAATCCTTGCTCCCGGGCAGATGATGTTCAAAAAGGGAATACCAATATTATAA